A stretch of Pelecanus crispus isolate bPelCri1 chromosome 3, bPelCri1.pri, whole genome shotgun sequence DNA encodes these proteins:
- the MPV17 gene encoding mitochondrial inner membrane protein Mpv17, whose product CGRLLARRPWAAQALTAGALMAAGDVIAQQLVERRGPRGHHGPRTLKMMAVGFCFVGPVVGGWYKILDRLIPGTTKVVAVKKMVLDQGGFAPCFLGCFLAITGAMNGLSAEENWSKIQQDYTDALLTNYCIWPPVQIANFYFVPLKHRLAVVQCVAIVWNCYLSWKANRM is encoded by the exons tgcgggcggcTGCTGGCGCGGCGGCCGTGGGCAGCACAGGCGCTCACCGCCG GGGCCCTCATGGCAGCCGGCGACGTGATCGCGCAGCAGCTGGTggagcggcgggggccgcgcggGCACCACGGCCCCCGGACCCTGAAGATGATGGCCGTCGGCTTCTGCTTCGTG GGCCCCGTCGTGGGTGGCTGGTACAAGATCCTGGATCGGCTCATCCCGGGGACCACGAAAGTCGTGGCTGTGAAGAAGATGGTCCTGGACCAG GGGGGCTTTGCGCCATGTTTCCTCGGCTGCTTCCTCGCCATCACGGGGGCGATGAACGGTCTGTCAGCGGAGGAGAACTGGTCCAAGATCCAGCAG GACTACACGGACGCGCTGCTGACCAACTACTGC ATCTGGCCACCGGTGCAAATCGCAAACTTCTACTTCGTGCCCCTGAAGCACAG gctggCCGTCGTCCAGTGCGTTGCCATCGTCTGGAACTGCTACCTCTCCTGGAAAGCAAATCGGATGTGA
- the UCN gene encoding urocortin has translation MRRALLTLLLLLARPQPDAARPARPDGSVPAAGAQERGRPLWPPLVPPPPEPWRARREEPPLSIDLTFHLLRHLLLLARAQSQRARADSNRLILDAVGR, from the coding sequence ATGCGGCGGGCGCTGCtcaccctcctgctgctgctcgcccgcccgcagcccgacgccgcccgccccgcacGCCCCGACGGCTCCGTCCCGGCGGCCGGGGCCCaggagcggggccgcccgctCTGGCCGCCGCTGGTGCCGCCGCCCCCGGAGCCGTggcgggcgcggcgggaggAGCCGCCGCTCTCCATCGACCTCACCTTCCACCTCCTGCGGCACCTGCTGCTGCTCGCCCGCGCCCAGAGCCAGCGCGCCCGCGCCGACAGCAACCGGCTCATCCTCGACGCCGTGGGACGCTGA